A single region of the Mannheimia bovis genome encodes:
- a CDS encoding NAD(P)-dependent alcohol dehydrogenase — protein sequence MTYPVKSYAAFSATTDLEPHSFERRELREDDVLIDILYCGVCHSDLHTARNDWGFTHTYPIVPGHEIIGRVTKVGSKANKFQIGDLVGVGCMVDSCRTCSPCQHGLEQYCEHGHIGTYGSNDRFDGSLTQGGYSTGVVVSEDFVLKVSEKLDTKAVAPLLCAGITTYSPLCHWNVQKGSKVGVIGLGGLGHMAVKLAAAMGAEVTLFTRSAGKSDDAFRLGASRVVLSTDEAQMQEVTNTFDVIIDTVPYTHDLKPYIPTLALDGTLVLVGLVGELEQTINTVPMIMGRRSIAASVIGGIKETQEMLDFCAEHNIVPDVEMIDMQNINNAYERMLKSDVKYRFVIDMASLKA from the coding sequence ATGACTTACCCTGTAAAATCCTATGCTGCATTTAGTGCAACAACTGACCTTGAGCCTCACTCTTTTGAACGCCGTGAATTGCGTGAAGATGATGTGTTAATTGATATTCTATATTGTGGTGTATGCCATTCCGACTTACACACAGCTCGTAATGACTGGGGATTTACTCACACCTATCCTATCGTTCCCGGACACGAAATTATTGGTCGAGTAACCAAAGTGGGGAGCAAAGCAAATAAATTCCAAATCGGTGATTTAGTGGGCGTGGGTTGTATGGTCGATTCGTGCCGTACTTGCTCGCCTTGTCAGCACGGCTTAGAGCAATACTGTGAACACGGACATATCGGTACTTATGGCTCAAATGACCGCTTTGATGGTTCACTTACACAAGGTGGTTACAGTACAGGCGTGGTAGTGAGCGAAGATTTTGTGTTAAAAGTGTCTGAAAAACTTGATACCAAAGCGGTTGCTCCACTACTTTGTGCGGGCATTACCACTTACTCACCACTGTGCCACTGGAATGTGCAAAAAGGCTCGAAAGTCGGTGTTATTGGCTTAGGTGGTCTTGGACATATGGCGGTAAAATTAGCGGCTGCAATGGGAGCGGAAGTTACTCTGTTCACTCGTTCGGCAGGAAAATCTGATGATGCGTTCCGCTTAGGAGCAAGCCGTGTTGTGCTTTCAACCGATGAAGCTCAAATGCAAGAAGTGACTAATACTTTTGATGTGATTATTGATACCGTGCCATACACTCACGACTTAAAGCCTTATATTCCAACGCTAGCATTAGATGGCACATTGGTTCTAGTCGGCTTGGTCGGTGAGCTAGAACAAACAATCAACACCGTACCGATGATTATGGGCAGACGCTCAATTGCGGCTTCTGTCATCGGTGGTATTAAAGAAACTCAAGAAATGCTGGATTTCTGTGCGGAGCACAACATCGTACCAGATGTGGAAATGATTGATATGCAAAATATCAACAATGCTTATGAACGTATGTTGAAATCAGATGTGAAATATCGTTTTGTAATTGATATGGCAAGTTTAAAGGCTTAA